The Pirellulimonas nuda genome includes a region encoding these proteins:
- a CDS encoding DUF1559 domain-containing protein — MRSLVSARHAKAPGPFGFTLVELLVVIAIIGILVALLLPAVQAAREAARRSQCGSQLRQQMIGVLNYESALGELPAGMEVHSPAVSIGSIFAADSTWGVAILPYLEESQVADAFSPDLPLSDPQNVHLTDNELPIFLCPSDPGPDTYSHTNFNSPAEVTAATDVEPARSSYVAISGQQWGRTSGTRFWSRPVNVLNLSNGNVPKRDPTLANGDFTIRRGAFRVVSKPAGVTVTKLRQVADGTSKTTAIAEYHTRTDTAGAPHYGSWGDWRARSVMADAFDASYGDAAYRNAIAPLVFGLPDFLQCQSSIQPRPASDKTLLCERAFASLHSGGVIQTARLDGSVTAVPSETDSVLWAALSTVAGEEVVNDNL; from the coding sequence ATGCGATCGCTTGTCTCAGCTAGGCACGCCAAGGCACCGGGGCCGTTCGGATTCACGCTCGTTGAACTTCTTGTCGTGATCGCGATTATCGGCATCTTGGTGGCGCTGCTGCTGCCGGCCGTGCAGGCCGCCCGGGAGGCAGCCCGTCGCAGTCAATGCGGCAGCCAGTTGCGTCAGCAGATGATCGGGGTGCTGAACTACGAGTCGGCGCTGGGGGAACTCCCCGCGGGCATGGAGGTGCATTCGCCGGCGGTGAGCATCGGCAGCATCTTCGCCGCCGATTCCACCTGGGGGGTAGCGATCCTGCCCTACTTGGAAGAATCGCAGGTGGCCGATGCGTTCAGCCCCGACCTGCCGCTGTCGGACCCGCAGAACGTCCACCTCACCGACAATGAGCTGCCGATCTTCCTGTGCCCCTCCGACCCGGGCCCGGACACCTACAGCCACACCAACTTCAATAGCCCGGCCGAGGTGACCGCCGCAACCGATGTTGAGCCCGCGCGTTCGTCGTACGTCGCAATTTCGGGTCAGCAGTGGGGCAGGACAAGCGGAACCAGGTTCTGGAGCAGGCCGGTCAACGTACTCAACCTGTCGAACGGCAACGTCCCCAAGCGGGACCCGACGCTCGCCAACGGCGATTTCACGATCCGCCGCGGCGCGTTCCGAGTGGTTTCCAAGCCCGCTGGCGTCACCGTCACGAAGCTCAGGCAGGTCGCCGACGGCACGTCCAAGACGACCGCAATCGCCGAGTACCACACCCGCACCGACACGGCCGGCGCCCCCCACTACGGCTCCTGGGGCGACTGGCGGGCCCGCAGCGTGATGGCCGACGCCTTCGACGCCAGCTACGGCGACGCCGCGTATCGCAACGCCATCGCGCCGCTGGTGTTCGGCTTGCCCGACTTTCTGCAGTGTCAAAGCTCGATCCAGCCACGGCCGGCTAGCGACAAGACGCTGCTATGCGAACGCGCGTTCGCCAGTTTGCACTCCGGCGGCGTGATCCAGACCGCGAGGCTCGACGGCAGCGTGACAGCCGTTCCTTCGGAAACAGACTCGGTCCTATGGGCGGCCCTCTCCACCGTCGCTGGAGAAGAAGTGGTGAACGACAACCTGTGA
- a CDS encoding sigma-70 family RNA polymerase sigma factor, whose amino-acid sequence MASLARLWADAEPAVRAYVGAELRNPHDTDDVVQEVGRAVTQSIDRYDPDRPFSNWIFGVARLQVLQFYRRRSIERTTFSSELVDQLASAYQALTPTISARREALDACVESLAPRQREVLRCYYADQTPHAEIGERLGMSKAAVSVMLHRLRIALRDCVRRRLGNQEAAT is encoded by the coding sequence ATGGCGAGCCTCGCCCGTCTGTGGGCGGATGCCGAGCCCGCGGTGCGTGCGTACGTGGGCGCCGAATTGCGTAACCCGCACGACACCGACGATGTCGTGCAAGAAGTGGGAAGAGCCGTGACCCAGTCAATCGACCGCTACGATCCCGACCGACCCTTCAGCAATTGGATTTTCGGCGTTGCGCGGCTGCAGGTGCTTCAGTTTTATCGGCGCCGCTCCATCGAACGGACCACCTTCAGCTCGGAGCTGGTGGATCAGTTGGCCAGCGCGTACCAGGCGTTGACACCGACGATATCCGCCAGGCGTGAGGCTCTCGACGCGTGCGTCGAATCGCTCGCCCCCCGGCAACGCGAAGTCCTGCGGTGCTACTACGCAGATCAGACGCCCCACGCGGAGATTGGAGAGCGACTCGGAATGTCGAAGGCGGCGGTGAGCGTGATGCTGCATCGTTTGCGGATAGCGCTGCGTGATTGTGTCCGACGACGCCTTGGCAACCAGGAAGCCGCAACATGA
- a CDS encoding FecR domain-containing protein, which produces MSDVYKELEQFFLSDREQDPSAVQRLEAWLLADTARVQEFAELLLQEQQLRDRAVSVPRAAAADDRRSAAARWPSYSAWAQFAIAASILAAATVGFLGIPERNAVGPEPSPPLQAAAREVSPTLAYLGRARGCDWNGEPLSEGTQLRAGASLELVEGIAEVIFENGARVATRGPCQLTIDGPTACSLSVGSASVHVPETAFGFKVTTPSGIVIDLGTDFGVAVDQQGASEVHVFKGEVAFQALTAAGGFHERAVRLTESQACKHTLGGVTLEEFKANEARFLWRKQDPLPESELPPLPVRDDLVLWLAADRAVEVDAEGRVERWRDLLSGDNLAAEDALQLNPKNRPGLAPKGLNGRPAIRFGGSDSFLLTPPISSTNEQTAVVVAALRESYPNFQSLINYNGPPQRIVGSVGGRVRPAVFEICLRDRDSDKRFAVCGELFGGFRDGAPKSAETVDKEVVEVLNALPVDHPKIIVFRYSLSKERMSLFINGNLRASDRASLPIAIASRKIIGRHPVLEDNVGGFRGDIGELLLFNRALTDAEVADVSEYLCLRFGLAQR; this is translated from the coding sequence ATGAGTGACGTCTACAAGGAACTCGAACAATTCTTCCTCTCCGATCGCGAGCAAGACCCTTCTGCGGTCCAGCGGCTCGAAGCATGGCTGCTGGCCGACACGGCTCGGGTACAGGAATTCGCGGAGCTGCTGCTTCAAGAACAGCAATTGCGTGATCGCGCGGTGAGCGTTCCAAGGGCGGCAGCTGCCGATGATCGCCGCAGCGCCGCGGCCCGATGGCCGAGCTATTCCGCTTGGGCGCAGTTTGCGATCGCCGCGTCGATTTTGGCGGCGGCGACAGTGGGCTTCCTCGGCATCCCGGAGCGGAACGCGGTTGGCCCTGAACCGAGCCCCCCACTGCAAGCCGCGGCACGAGAGGTCTCGCCGACCCTTGCCTATCTGGGCAGGGCAAGGGGCTGCGACTGGAACGGCGAGCCGCTGAGCGAGGGTACCCAGTTGAGGGCCGGGGCGTCACTAGAGCTGGTCGAGGGCATCGCCGAGGTTATCTTCGAGAACGGCGCCCGAGTCGCGACGCGAGGCCCGTGTCAGTTGACCATCGACGGCCCAACCGCCTGCTCGCTCAGTGTCGGGAGCGCCTCGGTGCATGTCCCCGAGACCGCGTTCGGCTTTAAGGTCACCACCCCGAGCGGGATCGTTATCGACCTCGGCACCGACTTCGGCGTCGCCGTAGATCAGCAGGGCGCGTCGGAGGTGCATGTCTTCAAGGGCGAGGTCGCCTTTCAAGCGCTGACCGCGGCCGGTGGTTTTCATGAGCGGGCCGTGCGGCTGACCGAATCCCAGGCCTGCAAGCACACTCTCGGCGGGGTTACGCTCGAGGAGTTCAAGGCGAACGAGGCGCGCTTTCTCTGGCGGAAGCAGGACCCACTTCCCGAATCCGAACTGCCGCCGCTGCCAGTTCGTGACGACCTGGTGCTGTGGCTTGCCGCCGATCGCGCGGTCGAAGTCGATGCGGAGGGGCGCGTCGAGCGTTGGCGCGACCTTTTGTCGGGCGACAATCTCGCCGCGGAAGACGCCCTCCAGTTGAACCCCAAGAACCGGCCCGGGCTGGCGCCCAAGGGGCTAAACGGGCGCCCGGCGATCCGCTTCGGCGGGTCCGATTCCTTTCTTCTGACGCCGCCGATTAGCAGCACCAATGAACAGACCGCTGTGGTGGTGGCGGCGCTCCGAGAATCGTACCCCAACTTCCAGTCGCTGATCAACTACAACGGCCCGCCGCAGCGGATCGTCGGAAGCGTCGGGGGTCGCGTGCGTCCCGCCGTGTTTGAGATTTGTCTCCGTGACCGCGACAGCGACAAGCGATTCGCGGTGTGCGGCGAGCTTTTCGGGGGCTTCCGGGATGGGGCGCCCAAGTCGGCCGAGACCGTTGACAAGGAGGTCGTCGAGGTGCTCAACGCGCTGCCGGTCGATCACCCGAAGATCATCGTGTTTCGCTACAGCCTCAGTAAAGAGCGGATGTCGCTGTTCATCAACGGCAACCTCAGGGCGTCGGATCGGGCGTCGCTTCCGATCGCCATCGCCTCGCGGAAGATCATCGGCCGGCACCCCGTGTTGGAGGACAACGTCGGTGGATTTCGCGGAGATATCGGAGAGCTGTTGCTCTTCAACCGCGCGCTGACGGACGCCGAGGTGGCGGATGTTTCGGAGTATCTCTGCCTTCGCTTTGGGTTAGCCCAGCGGTAG
- a CDS encoding family 43 glycosylhydrolase: MQKLLSILAWAAFAAYAAAAPKAASPHAETVPGRWSIDRVRAWSDARPWPVGANFVPSTAINQLEMWQAETFDPETIDRELGWASSTGMNAMRVFLHDIPWREDKQGFIERIEQYLTIADRHGIKTLFVFFDGVWNPQPRAGRQPPPRPHVHNSGWVQSPGVAILRDPGRHAELEGYVKGVLTRFADDPRILGWDLFNEPDNSNGRKFAEEMPPDEKHERACDLLLATFRWAREVAPSQPLTVGVWGGFDWLDDPEPIESISLNNSDVVSFHTYDAANGARETIRRMAEATDRPLWCTEYMARGPNSTFEGVLPVLQQHRVGAFNWGLVDGKTQTIYPWDSWTTPYDAEPALWFHDVFRRDGTPYRSEETDLVRRLTAATNRPDEAPPAEAMSKADIRKGIEAHDRALFIKAGWIRDPYIVVGPDGDFYLTGTTSLREDPRQQSDPYNTGLGEASLVGWKARVWRSSDLADWEEIDPPFTLRDGVWAKTRPNRFKEIPERDWRLWAPELHWTGDRWALVQTSPAPVRGANLSLSAGKELKGPWQNPMGQEIGTRHDPSLYKDDDGQWWLIYGATLIAPLKPDFSGLAGDPVAIGPSGNVDKMGHEGCFIRKFGGKYVLFGTGWSTGRMRQGSYNLYYAVADKITGPYGPRKFAGRFLGHGTLFQDRAGQWWCTAFYNANVPPLGGSGIVSRDLSATAQTINQLGTTIVPMEIDFDDQGEPRIRSKDPRYAIPGPDEGQEFHATVAEEYEAR, translated from the coding sequence ATGCAAAAGCTACTCTCGATCTTGGCCTGGGCGGCGTTCGCTGCATACGCCGCCGCGGCCCCGAAGGCTGCCTCGCCACATGCCGAGACCGTGCCGGGCCGGTGGAGCATCGACCGCGTCCGAGCCTGGAGCGATGCACGGCCTTGGCCAGTGGGAGCAAACTTTGTCCCGTCCACGGCGATCAATCAACTTGAGATGTGGCAGGCAGAGACGTTCGACCCTGAGACGATCGATCGTGAGCTGGGCTGGGCTTCCTCGACCGGCATGAACGCGATGCGGGTCTTTTTGCACGACATCCCGTGGCGAGAAGACAAGCAAGGGTTTATCGAACGGATCGAGCAGTACCTTACAATCGCTGACCGTCACGGCATCAAAACCCTGTTTGTTTTCTTCGACGGCGTGTGGAATCCCCAGCCGCGGGCGGGGCGCCAGCCTCCGCCGCGTCCCCACGTGCACAACTCTGGCTGGGTACAATCGCCCGGCGTCGCGATCCTCCGCGACCCCGGCCGACACGCCGAGCTGGAGGGATACGTAAAGGGGGTGCTCACCCGTTTCGCGGACGACCCGCGTATCCTTGGTTGGGACCTCTTCAACGAGCCCGACAACAGCAACGGCCGCAAGTTTGCGGAAGAGATGCCTCCCGACGAAAAGCACGAGCGCGCATGCGATCTGTTGCTTGCCACGTTCCGTTGGGCGCGCGAGGTGGCGCCAAGCCAGCCGCTCACGGTGGGCGTTTGGGGCGGGTTCGATTGGCTCGATGACCCCGAACCAATTGAGTCGATATCGCTGAACAACTCCGACGTAGTGAGCTTCCACACGTACGATGCGGCGAACGGGGCTCGGGAAACGATCCGCCGGATGGCGGAGGCGACCGACAGGCCGCTGTGGTGTACGGAGTATATGGCTCGGGGGCCGAACTCAACGTTCGAGGGGGTGCTGCCGGTGCTCCAGCAGCACCGTGTGGGGGCATTCAATTGGGGCCTTGTCGATGGGAAGACCCAGACGATTTACCCGTGGGACTCGTGGACGACACCCTACGACGCCGAACCGGCTTTGTGGTTTCATGACGTGTTTCGTCGTGACGGCACCCCCTACCGATCGGAAGAGACCGACCTTGTACGCCGCTTGACCGCGGCGACAAACCGCCCCGACGAGGCCCCTCCCGCGGAGGCGATGAGCAAGGCCGACATACGCAAAGGCATCGAGGCTCACGACCGAGCCCTGTTCATCAAGGCGGGCTGGATACGAGACCCCTACATCGTTGTGGGACCGGATGGCGACTTCTACTTGACCGGGACGACATCGCTCCGCGAAGACCCGCGTCAGCAGAGCGATCCTTATAATACGGGGCTCGGCGAAGCGAGTTTGGTTGGATGGAAGGCGCGAGTGTGGCGCAGCAGCGACTTGGCGGATTGGGAGGAGATTGACCCCCCGTTCACGCTCCGCGACGGTGTCTGGGCAAAGACGCGGCCGAACCGGTTTAAGGAGATCCCCGAGCGAGATTGGCGTCTCTGGGCGCCCGAGCTGCACTGGACCGGCGACCGCTGGGCCCTCGTCCAGACGAGTCCTGCCCCGGTGCGGGGAGCGAACCTTTCTCTCTCGGCCGGCAAGGAGCTCAAGGGGCCGTGGCAAAATCCGATGGGGCAAGAGATCGGCACACGGCACGACCCCTCACTCTACAAGGACGATGATGGCCAATGGTGGCTGATCTACGGAGCGACGCTGATCGCACCTCTGAAGCCCGACTTTAGTGGGCTCGCCGGCGATCCTGTCGCGATCGGCCCGTCTGGGAACGTCGATAAAATGGGACACGAAGGGTGCTTCATCCGTAAGTTTGGCGGCAAGTACGTGCTCTTCGGCACGGGTTGGTCGACGGGACGGATGCGCCAGGGCAGCTACAACCTGTACTACGCCGTGGCCGACAAGATCACGGGGCCTTACGGCCCGAGAAAATTCGCTGGGCGATTCCTCGGCCACGGGACCTTGTTCCAGGACCGCGCGGGCCAGTGGTGGTGCACCGCATTCTATAACGCTAACGTTCCGCCGCTCGGTGGGTCCGGCATCGTCAGCCGCGACCTCAGCGCCACAGCCCAGACCATCAATCAGCTCGGCACGACGATTGTCCCGATGGAGATCGACTTCGACGATCAGGGGGAGCCCCGAATCCGTTCGAAGGACCCCCGCTACGCGATCCCCGGTCCGGACGAGGGCCAAGAGTTCCACGCCACTGTGGCAGAGGAGTACGAGGCGCGATGA
- a CDS encoding sulfatase, whose product MNWLHTATLGLFASTCAVGAIAGKDKPNVLLILVDDLKPTLGAYGDDRAHSPNLDRLAERGTRFDLAYCNQAVCAPSRNNLLVGMRSTSLGIYGLSENFRIAEPGAETLPQYLRRYGYHAAAVGKVFHVGHGNTDDAASWSVPLHPEKVVDYALPESTGGKLTREEAYFSNQHLGAIRNLPRGAAWERADVPDEAYSDGRIAVEGIRRLRAYRETGQSFFLALGFTKPHLPFCAPEKYWAIYDEVEFPTPASADFPSGAPPYAGKPKHGELNQYVPVPKNPPMSASLRRTLTQGYYASMSYMDAQVGRVLDELKNLGMADNTVVVLWGDHGYHLGDHGVWTKHTNYEQANRIPLIFAGPGIRAGAVSEALVETVDIYPTIAALVGEPQLDTPQQLDGRSLAAILRGEEKSVRDHAYHAFPRGADRLGRALRTDRYRLVEWKRYSESTDDAVYELYDYVENPDETVNLASQRPAVVDQIKRMLAQHPPARPPLQSQTAARPPASAPGKR is encoded by the coding sequence ATGAACTGGTTACACACAGCTACCTTGGGCCTCTTCGCATCGACATGCGCGGTAGGCGCGATTGCCGGCAAGGACAAGCCGAACGTTCTGCTGATCCTAGTGGACGACCTCAAGCCGACGCTGGGTGCGTACGGCGATGATCGCGCCCATTCGCCAAATCTCGATCGCCTGGCCGAGCGTGGGACCCGCTTTGACTTGGCGTACTGCAATCAAGCGGTATGCGCGCCGTCGCGGAACAATTTGCTTGTTGGGATGCGATCGACGTCGCTCGGCATCTACGGCCTGTCGGAGAACTTCCGCATCGCCGAGCCCGGGGCGGAAACCCTGCCACAGTACTTGCGGCGTTACGGCTATCACGCGGCCGCGGTGGGCAAGGTGTTTCACGTGGGTCACGGCAACACCGATGACGCCGCATCGTGGAGCGTGCCGCTGCATCCGGAGAAGGTTGTCGATTACGCGCTGCCCGAGAGCACCGGCGGCAAATTGACACGCGAAGAGGCTTACTTCAGCAATCAGCATTTGGGCGCCATCAGGAATTTGCCTCGCGGCGCAGCCTGGGAACGAGCCGATGTGCCCGATGAGGCGTACTCGGACGGAAGGATCGCCGTCGAAGGGATACGTCGCTTGCGGGCCTATCGCGAGACGGGCCAGTCGTTCTTCTTGGCGCTGGGATTCACCAAGCCACATCTCCCGTTTTGCGCCCCCGAGAAGTACTGGGCGATCTACGACGAAGTCGAGTTCCCCACGCCGGCATCAGCAGATTTTCCTTCCGGCGCCCCGCCCTATGCCGGAAAGCCCAAGCACGGCGAGCTCAATCAGTATGTGCCGGTGCCCAAGAACCCTCCGATGTCCGCGTCGTTGCGACGCACTCTGACCCAGGGATACTATGCGTCGATGAGCTATATGGACGCGCAAGTCGGCCGTGTGCTCGACGAGTTGAAAAATCTGGGAATGGCGGACAACACGGTTGTCGTGTTGTGGGGAGATCACGGATACCACCTCGGAGACCATGGCGTGTGGACCAAGCACACCAACTACGAGCAGGCCAACCGCATCCCGCTGATCTTTGCCGGACCCGGCATTCGGGCAGGCGCGGTGAGCGAGGCACTGGTCGAGACGGTTGACATCTATCCGACCATCGCAGCCCTTGTCGGTGAGCCGCAACTCGACACGCCGCAACAACTCGACGGCCGAAGTCTCGCGGCGATTCTGCGTGGGGAAGAGAAGTCGGTCCGCGACCACGCCTATCACGCATTTCCGCGAGGCGCCGACCGGCTGGGGCGGGCCCTCCGAACCGATCGCTACCGACTGGTCGAATGGAAGCGATATAGCGAATCAACCGATGACGCCGTCTACGAACTCTACGACTATGTCGAAAACCCCGACGAGACGGTCAATCTTGCGTCGCAACGCCCCGCGGTCGTCGATCAGATAAAACGTATGCTGGCGCAGCACCCGCCGGCACGTCCGCCACTTCAATCACAGACCGCCGCCCGTCCGCCCGCATCGGCGCCCGGTAAGCGGTAG
- a CDS encoding glycoside hydrolase family 30 protein → MPNPERYAALVASFVDMLHQEGIRIDYLGLNNETENAVPAIRYVATVDGLGAGLDAKSVPSAFRQWRLVGPDAFGLNAAESYLDDLAQQGRLDTIDIIGNHFYPQHSSGSETSWTTLATAYGKEMWHTEVHMPVGNDDAGITEQAIRDTLSVLFASNKRGVDSFVWWGYNTDVDALGQRVKAELIDSMIDAHPVETSPGFTAKGDPPGEPLFQAYARGNSVSLWIVNPSEIAPEDLVDLSGRRVRTVGSSITAQFWDAFAGGAGAPIPVSATVRRRGWRLDRPGGRLCQERRRPPLRSARSGRPKWRRGRRWRGLARLVKQSDT, encoded by the coding sequence ATGCCCAACCCCGAACGGTACGCAGCACTGGTGGCGAGTTTCGTCGATATGCTCCACCAAGAGGGGATCCGCATCGACTATCTGGGGCTCAACAACGAGACCGAGAACGCGGTGCCCGCCATTCGCTACGTCGCGACGGTCGATGGACTCGGCGCTGGGCTTGACGCGAAGAGCGTGCCGTCGGCGTTTCGGCAATGGCGTCTTGTTGGGCCGGACGCCTTCGGCTTGAACGCCGCGGAGTCGTACCTCGACGACCTTGCGCAGCAGGGCCGGCTGGACACGATCGACATCATCGGCAATCACTTCTACCCGCAGCACAGCAGCGGCAGTGAAACGTCCTGGACCACGCTGGCCACCGCCTACGGCAAGGAAATGTGGCACACCGAGGTGCATATGCCGGTGGGCAACGACGACGCGGGGATCACGGAGCAGGCGATTCGGGACACGCTGAGCGTCCTATTCGCCAGCAACAAACGCGGCGTCGATAGCTTTGTTTGGTGGGGCTACAACACCGACGTCGACGCCCTTGGTCAGCGCGTCAAGGCCGAGCTGATCGACTCGATGATCGACGCTCACCCGGTCGAAACCAGCCCCGGGTTCACGGCGAAAGGCGACCCGCCGGGCGAGCCGTTGTTTCAGGCTTACGCGCGCGGTAATAGTGTCTCGCTCTGGATCGTGAATCCCTCAGAGATTGCGCCCGAAGATTTGGTCGATCTCTCAGGGCGACGGGTCCGTACGGTTGGCTCGTCAATCACGGCACAGTTCTGGGATGCGTTTGCTGGCGGCGCCGGTGCGCCGATCCCGGTCTCGGCCACCGTCCGTCGGCGCGGATGGCGTCTCGATCGACCTGGAGGGCGTCTCTGCCAAGAGCGTCGGCGTCCTCCACTTCGATCTGCTCGATCCGGAAGACCTAAATGGCGACGGGGCCGTAGATGGCGAGGACTGGCCCGTCTTGTTAAACAATCTGACACGTGA
- a CDS encoding transposase: protein MNPQIIHSFLELLAKTLPEGGRAVMIWDGAAETRPTGAQRTPLRVPENVTLVRLPPYCPELNPTQNLWRHLKSRFWNNRAYAD from the coding sequence CTGAACCCGCAAATCATCCATTCGTTCTTGGAGCTGCTCGCCAAGACCCTTCCCGAGGGAGGGCGCGCCGTGATGATCTGGGACGGCGCTGCCGAAACTAGACCCACGGGCGCCCAGCGGACGCCGTTGCGTGTGCCGGAGAACGTGACGCTGGTGAGGCTGCCCCCCTACTGCCCCGAGCTCAACCCGACCCAGAACCTCTGGCGCCACCTCAAGAGTCGCTTCTGGAACAACCGCGCCTACGCCGATTAG
- a CDS encoding Fic family protein, which translates to MLAFQERVAEMYEGESPLMQTALEHVLAAEAAHAETSALLADAELPIHEKLRRQLDSNRNTTEALKQLNLMSRIEQRRCEAQQRQVRLNRRGRLPTWTNRRRPRRRAAPRTKPEMTIRQPVGQRPTPAPDPQEMTIRASVGQRRPRRRPAQRGGLDVTGWLAWFVGCLDRTLGSSDERLAGVLHKARLWRRLQARPVNQRQRAVVNRMLDGFEGFLSTSQYTRLAGCSADTALRDIRGLLGRGVLVQKPGRARSASYRLAPPDNVGDA; encoded by the coding sequence GTGCTGGCGTTCCAAGAGCGGGTCGCCGAGATGTATGAGGGCGAGAGTCCTTTGATGCAGACGGCGCTCGAACACGTGCTCGCCGCGGAGGCGGCCCACGCCGAGACGTCCGCGTTGCTCGCCGACGCCGAACTCCCGATCCACGAAAAGCTCAGGCGCCAACTCGACAGCAACCGCAACACGACCGAGGCGCTGAAGCAGCTCAACTTGATGTCGAGGATCGAGCAGCGCCGCTGCGAGGCCCAGCAGCGACAAGTTCGGCTCAACAGACGTGGGCGCCTGCCCACGTGGACGAACCGGCGGCGCCCCCGCCGGCGAGCCGCCCCTCGCACCAAACCCGAAATGACAATCCGCCAACCTGTCGGGCAACGCCCCACGCCGGCTCCCGACCCACAAGAAATGACAATCCGCGCATCTGTCGGGCAACGCCGGCCACGCCGGCGCCCGGCGCAGCGCGGCGGGCTCGACGTGACCGGCTGGCTGGCATGGTTCGTCGGTTGCCTGGACCGCACGCTCGGCAGCAGCGACGAGCGTCTGGCAGGCGTGCTGCACAAGGCCCGCCTCTGGCGGCGGCTGCAAGCCCGGCCGGTCAACCAGCGCCAACGCGCCGTCGTCAACCGGATGCTCGACGGCTTCGAAGGTTTCTTGAGCACCTCGCAGTACACCAGGCTCGCCGGGTGCTCGGCCGATACGGCGCTGCGCGACATCCGCGGGCTGCTCGGGCGGGGCGTTCTGGTCCAGAAGCCCGGCCGCGCCCGCAGCGCCAGCTACCGCCTGGCGCCGCCCGACAACGTCGGTGACGCGTAG
- a CDS encoding carboxypeptidase-like regulatory domain-containing protein, with protein sequence MRAGAVVVVAVVAVSHLVGCRGGEQLVQAAGRVQLDGKPLAEAQVVFYPLEGEGRRAFIGMTDAQGGYELSEAGGRAQGVPPGKYRVSISTAVQTGVVNEFTPTPPERVPKKYANGALEFEVPPTGAPEAHFDLES encoded by the coding sequence ATGAGGGCTGGCGCCGTGGTTGTGGTTGCCGTGGTCGCCGTGTCGCACTTGGTTGGGTGCCGCGGGGGCGAGCAGCTTGTTCAGGCCGCCGGCCGGGTCCAATTGGATGGGAAGCCGCTGGCCGAAGCCCAGGTGGTCTTCTACCCGCTGGAGGGGGAGGGCCGCCGCGCCTTTATCGGCATGACCGATGCGCAGGGCGGGTACGAGCTGAGTGAGGCCGGCGGCCGGGCCCAGGGGGTTCCCCCCGGTAAGTACCGGGTCTCGATCAGCACCGCCGTTCAAACGGGCGTCGTGAACGAGTTCACGCCTACGCCTCCGGAACGGGTGCCGAAGAAGTACGCCAACGGCGCCTTGGAGTTCGAAGTCCCGCCAACGGGCGCCCCCGAGGCGCACTTCGACCTCGAGAGCTAG
- a CDS encoding DUF1559 domain-containing protein, with translation MVSSRVSRRPVESIKQPPRRSGFTLVELLVVIAIIGILVALLLPAVQAAREAARRSQCTNNLKQMALALHNHHDTKGGLPAGNVMSIGNNIGSADYFTGWTREIMPFSEDAVLSSLYDPDVKITSTTDPGAKRFRETPVPLYTCPSDMPMALQTPESGVGTNIQFMTASYKGNAGRGDGFVTWYLMENLPERTRPKGTGCIWGWRGPLHAVALDNSNSLRREKFKNIVDGLSHTLLVAEAANEYEPRRPLWAYTWGNYLLGQPTAQPRTLVGDYQACVAFGEENNSQAQFTPISGRSRRACMSAWYSFHPAGMNGAMCDGSVDFLGFDMDLHVFSCLGSIAGEDGENLADQVSTGGRG, from the coding sequence ATGGTCAGCTCAAGAGTTTCGCGCCGACCCGTTGAGTCGATCAAGCAGCCACCGCGTCGGTCCGGCTTCACGTTGGTGGAGCTGCTGGTGGTGATCGCCATCATCGGCATACTGGTGGCCCTGCTCCTGCCGGCCGTTCAGGCGGCCCGGGAAGCAGCCCGGCGGAGTCAGTGCACCAACAACCTCAAGCAAATGGCGCTCGCGCTGCACAACCATCACGACACCAAGGGGGGCCTGCCGGCCGGCAACGTGATGAGCATCGGCAACAACATCGGATCGGCCGACTACTTCACGGGATGGACACGCGAGATTATGCCCTTCTCGGAGGACGCGGTGCTCTCTTCCCTGTACGACCCGGATGTCAAGATAACGAGCACGACCGACCCGGGCGCCAAGCGTTTCCGGGAGACCCCCGTGCCGCTGTACACCTGCCCGTCGGACATGCCGATGGCGTTGCAGACCCCCGAGAGCGGCGTCGGCACGAACATCCAGTTTATGACCGCGTCCTACAAGGGGAACGCGGGACGCGGCGACGGGTTTGTGACCTGGTACCTCATGGAGAACCTGCCCGAACGGACCCGCCCCAAGGGCACGGGCTGCATCTGGGGGTGGCGTGGCCCGCTCCACGCGGTCGCCCTAGACAACAGCAACTCGCTCCGCCGCGAGAAGTTCAAGAACATCGTGGATGGCTTGAGTCATACCCTGCTGGTCGCCGAGGCAGCGAACGAGTACGAGCCGCGGCGTCCGCTGTGGGCCTACACATGGGGCAATTACCTGCTCGGCCAGCCAACCGCGCAGCCGCGCACCCTGGTGGGCGACTATCAGGCGTGCGTGGCGTTCGGCGAAGAGAACAATAGCCAAGCGCAGTTCACTCCGATCTCGGGAAGGTCTCGCCGCGCCTGCATGTCGGCTTGGTACTCGTTCCATCCGGCCGGCATGAACGGGGCGATGTGCGACGGTTCCGTGGACTTCCTGGGTTTCGATATGGACCTGCACGTCTTTTCATGTCTGGGGAGCATCGCCGGCGAAGACGGCGAGAACCTCGCCGACCAGGTTAGTACCGGCGGACGCGGCTAA